Proteins co-encoded in one Leptospira montravelensis genomic window:
- the pyrB gene encoding aspartate carbamoyltransferase — protein sequence MYSYSHKNILDTLQFSKEDLNFLIEKTNRMNVLHETGEAFGILHGKLLASLFFEASTRTRMSFEAAMERLGGRLISTVGFQFSSISKGETLYDTMKMIEAYVDIAVIRHPVEGSSRIAAGAVNIPVINAGDGAGQHPTQALLDLYTIVSEKGKIDGLNIAFIGDLKYGRTIHSLINLLRHYPVHLYLISPEELRLPEKYKKNLEGFPMTWEETTDIKAFWDADVAYVTRIQEERFPDHREYEKLKDIYKVNKELVLASKKDTTILHPLPRVNELSTDIDDLPNAAYFRQAKYGVVVRMALLCLSLGVKFD from the coding sequence ATGTACTCCTATTCCCACAAAAACATCCTAGACACCTTACAATTTTCCAAAGAAGACCTGAATTTCCTCATCGAAAAAACAAACCGTATGAATGTTCTACATGAAACGGGAGAAGCCTTCGGAATCCTACACGGGAAGCTCCTGGCTTCTTTATTTTTCGAAGCCAGTACCCGAACCAGGATGAGTTTTGAAGCGGCAATGGAAAGGTTGGGTGGCCGACTGATCTCTACCGTAGGATTTCAATTTTCCTCCATCTCGAAAGGAGAAACACTCTATGATACGATGAAGATGATTGAAGCATATGTGGACATTGCTGTCATTCGTCATCCGGTGGAAGGTTCGTCTCGGATTGCGGCTGGGGCTGTCAACATTCCTGTCATCAATGCAGGTGATGGTGCCGGCCAACATCCGACCCAAGCGCTTTTGGATTTATACACCATCGTATCGGAAAAAGGAAAAATCGATGGTCTGAACATTGCCTTTATTGGAGATTTAAAATACGGACGAACCATCCATTCCCTTATCAATCTCCTCAGACATTACCCGGTACATTTGTATCTCATCAGTCCGGAAGAGTTAAGGCTTCCAGAAAAGTACAAAAAGAACTTGGAAGGTTTTCCTATGACATGGGAAGAAACAACCGACATCAAAGCATTTTGGGATGCCGATGTTGCCTATGTCACTAGGATCCAGGAAGAACGTTTCCCGGATCATAGAGAATATGAAAAATTAAAAGATATCTACAAAGTGAATAAGGAATTGGTTCTTGCTTCCAAAAAAGACACCACCATTTTGCACCCACTCCCCAGGGTGAATGAACTTTCTACAGATATTGATGACCTTCCCAATGCAGCTTACTTCCGTCAGGCGAAATATGGAGTAGTTGTGAGAATGGCATTGCTGTGTCTGAGTCT
- a CDS encoding acyl-CoA thioesterase produces MVDTIQNKLRDMELVTQHLVQPDDLNYHNNLFGGKMLSWIDEGMAMYIMNKIRYTNIVTMSMDNVVFRSPARAGDIIQIYGKIVKYGKSSVTSRTLAITNNPQTGKMSTVIESDITYVCLGDNGKPTAYFRNFTPTT; encoded by the coding sequence ATGGTCGATACGATTCAGAACAAACTTCGCGATATGGAGCTGGTCACCCAACACCTGGTCCAACCTGACGATTTGAACTACCATAACAATCTTTTTGGGGGAAAAATGCTCTCCTGGATCGATGAGGGGATGGCAATGTATATAATGAATAAAATTCGTTATACCAATATTGTCACCATGAGTATGGACAATGTGGTATTTCGATCCCCCGCTCGTGCCGGTGACATCATCCAAATCTACGGGAAAATTGTAAAATATGGAAAATCTTCTGTAACTTCCCGGACCTTGGCCATTACAAACAATCCACAAACGGGAAAGATGTCTACTGTGATCGAAAGTGATATCACCTATGTTTGTTTAGGTGACAACGGGAAACCTACGGCCTACTTTCGAAACTTTACCCCAACCACTTAG
- a CDS encoding UbiX family flavin prenyltransferase: MKLVVGLAGASGSIYAARFLRALSELEGETYITASPAALRIFSEEYETKVETTEDILSFVETKWKPQTKHKFHVRNFFDIGSDIASGSNTWDGMVVIPCSMKTVASMSQGLTENLIERAADVSLKERRRLIVVPRETPYNRIHLKNLLNLDEAGAIILPASPGFYQMPKTLDDLGDFIAGRILGLLGVNQTLFPKWLG; the protein is encoded by the coding sequence ATGAAACTTGTGGTAGGCCTTGCGGGTGCTAGTGGCAGTATTTATGCTGCCCGGTTCCTCCGTGCTCTCTCTGAATTAGAAGGAGAGACTTACATCACAGCAAGTCCTGCCGCTCTAAGGATTTTTTCCGAAGAGTATGAGACAAAGGTGGAGACGACAGAGGACATTCTTTCTTTTGTAGAAACAAAATGGAAACCACAAACCAAACATAAGTTTCATGTTCGTAATTTTTTTGATATAGGTTCCGATATTGCTAGTGGTTCGAATACTTGGGATGGAATGGTTGTAATCCCTTGTAGTATGAAGACAGTGGCATCTATGTCACAGGGACTCACAGAAAATTTGATTGAAAGAGCCGCCGATGTTTCTCTGAAAGAAAGAAGGAGACTCATTGTAGTCCCAAGAGAAACTCCATACAACCGCATTCATCTTAAAAATCTTTTAAATTTAGATGAAGCGGGAGCAATCATCCTTCCTGCTTCCCCTGGATTTTATCAAATGCCAAAAACATTAGATGACTTGGGAGATTTTATTGCAGGAAGAATCCTAGGTCTTCTTGGAGTGAACCAAACATTATTTCCTAAGTGGTTGGGGTAA
- a CDS encoding UbiA-like polyprenyltransferase, producing MNFLKNLVLYAKMVKFSHTLFALPFAGISFLLAYLESTLDTGDLLRIGALVLVCMVSARSAAMGFNRYVDSEIDEKNPRTQNREIPSGKISKLSALLFIGLSAFIFIFASFFVNKLAFLLSFPALFVLFLYSLTKRFTLFCHLVLGFAISMAPLGAWIAITETINIIPVLFSIGLLFHISAFDVLYAIQDMDFDAKEKLHSIPAKLGENKSRIIAIILHTLSLMFFILAGINAELGFMYFFILSVIGILIMYEHKISFKYKGKDLPLIFFQINSWISVVLFLAILFDKWNEFLLKISSGISF from the coding sequence ATGAACTTCTTAAAAAACCTAGTCCTCTACGCTAAAATGGTCAAATTTTCTCACACACTCTTTGCCTTGCCGTTCGCAGGGATTAGTTTCCTTCTAGCCTACCTAGAATCTACCTTGGATACGGGAGATTTACTCCGAATCGGGGCACTAGTCCTCGTTTGTATGGTAAGCGCTCGCAGTGCTGCAATGGGTTTCAATCGATATGTGGATTCAGAAATTGATGAAAAAAACCCCCGCACCCAAAATAGGGAAATTCCTTCGGGAAAAATTTCAAAACTTTCGGCCCTTTTATTTATTGGTTTATCTGCTTTTATTTTTATCTTTGCGAGTTTTTTTGTAAACAAATTGGCCTTCCTACTTTCCTTCCCGGCTCTTTTTGTTTTATTTCTATATTCACTGACAAAACGTTTTACCCTTTTTTGCCATTTGGTATTAGGATTTGCCATTTCAATGGCACCACTAGGCGCTTGGATTGCCATTACCGAAACTATCAATATCATTCCTGTTTTATTTTCGATAGGTTTGTTGTTTCATATTTCCGCCTTTGATGTGTTATATGCAATCCAGGATATGGATTTTGATGCCAAAGAAAAACTCCATAGCATTCCTGCTAAACTTGGTGAGAACAAATCCCGAATCATTGCTATCATTTTGCATACTTTGTCTTTAATGTTTTTTATATTGGCTGGAATCAATGCCGAGTTAGGGTTTATGTATTTTTTCATCCTTTCTGTGATTGGCATTTTGATTATGTATGAACACAAAATTTCCTTTAAATACAAAGGAAAAGATTTACCTCTCATTTTTTTCCAAATCAACTCTTGGATCAGCGTAGTTTTATTCCTCGCCATTTTATTTGATAAGTGGAACGAGTTTTTGCTAAAGATATCATCAGGAATTAGTTTTTAA
- a CDS encoding endonuclease III domain-containing protein — protein sequence MKQSKKTPKITDVYRLLEAEFGVVETPLTFSKPYELAIAVILSAQCTDERVNQVTPELFRTFPTLESFAKAPLSAIEKKIFSTGFYKNKAKSIQGFAKMVLSEFGGEIPKTMEEAITLPGFGRKTANVVLAEIYGVVEGFVVDTHVKRLTKRLGFTNKTDPVQIEREMMKITPKEICRNLSLYLIFLGRKYCQARRTFCSDCPLSSLCPSFSE from the coding sequence TTGAAACAATCCAAAAAAACACCCAAAATCACCGATGTCTACCGCCTCCTAGAGGCGGAGTTCGGTGTCGTAGAAACTCCCCTCACTTTTTCTAAACCTTATGAGTTGGCCATCGCTGTCATTTTGAGTGCACAGTGTACGGACGAACGTGTGAATCAGGTCACCCCTGAACTTTTCCGTACCTTTCCTACACTTGAATCCTTTGCCAAAGCTCCGCTTTCTGCGATTGAAAAAAAAATTTTCTCCACTGGGTTTTATAAAAACAAAGCCAAAAGTATCCAAGGTTTTGCTAAGATGGTTCTTTCTGAATTTGGTGGTGAAATTCCAAAGACAATGGAGGAAGCCATCACACTTCCTGGGTTTGGAAGAAAAACGGCCAATGTGGTTCTTGCAGAAATTTATGGAGTTGTGGAAGGTTTTGTTGTGGATACCCATGTAAAACGACTGACAAAAAGGTTGGGATTTACAAATAAAACCGATCCTGTACAAATTGAACGGGAGATGATGAAAATTACCCCTAAGGAGATTTGCCGAAACCTATCTCTTTACCTAATATTTCTCGGTCGTAAATACTGCCAGGCCCGCCGGACATTTTGTTCGGATTGTCCTCTTTCTTCCCTATGTCCTTCGTTTTCGGAGTAG
- the rpmB gene encoding 50S ribosomal protein L28, whose amino-acid sequence MARTCVVTGKGTTAGNNVSHSHKKNRRIWKVNVITKKIFLEDENRWVRVKISTRALRTLRKKGLKVAIKDHGGDITAITPKKYVGITPKAQPAA is encoded by the coding sequence ATGGCTAGAACATGTGTAGTAACCGGAAAAGGAACAACGGCAGGGAATAACGTATCCCATTCTCATAAAAAGAATCGCCGTATCTGGAAGGTGAATGTGATCACAAAGAAAATCTTTTTGGAAGACGAGAACCGTTGGGTTCGCGTTAAGATTTCTACACGTGCTTTGCGAACTCTTCGTAAAAAAGGTTTGAAAGTGGCAATCAAAGACCACGGCGGCGATATTACTGCCATCACACCAAAAAAATACGTTGGAATCACTCCTAAAGCACAACCAGCAGCCTAA
- a CDS encoding TIGR00730 family Rossman fold protein, whose translation MNDLAFENQSFLWGNEAGPIRILSEYLHPKAEFQEHGITDTIVVFGSARIPSPESQKRNPPSPLDGLTHYYEEAREFSRLITEWAEVLKQEIPDRNLHICTGGGPGIMEAGNRGAKEAGSKSVALNIVLPHEQHPNPYVNPELTFEFHYFFMRKLWFMKTCRGMIAFPGGFGTFDELFETLTLVQTGKKSRIPILLYGSKFWSEVINFKKLAEMRLISEEDLQLFGFADSPVEALRFFQEKIRFELTHSEGTKT comes from the coding sequence ATGAATGATTTAGCCTTTGAGAATCAAAGTTTTTTATGGGGGAATGAAGCCGGCCCCATCCGAATCCTTTCTGAGTATCTTCACCCTAAGGCGGAATTCCAGGAACATGGAATCACCGATACCATTGTGGTTTTTGGATCCGCTAGAATTCCTTCCCCAGAATCGCAAAAAAGAAATCCGCCTTCCCCGTTAGATGGTCTTACACATTATTATGAAGAAGCACGTGAGTTTTCCCGACTAATTACTGAATGGGCAGAAGTTTTAAAACAGGAAATCCCTGATCGCAACTTACATATTTGTACGGGCGGGGGACCTGGAATTATGGAAGCGGGGAACCGTGGTGCCAAAGAGGCAGGTTCTAAATCTGTGGCACTCAACATTGTCCTTCCTCACGAACAACACCCGAATCCCTATGTAAACCCAGAGTTAACTTTCGAGTTTCATTACTTTTTTATGCGTAAACTTTGGTTTATGAAAACCTGTAGAGGGATGATTGCTTTTCCCGGTGGGTTTGGGACTTTTGATGAATTATTTGAAACATTGACTCTTGTCCAAACCGGAAAAAAAAGTCGAATCCCCATCCTTTTGTACGGATCGAAGTTTTGGTCTGAGGTTATCAATTTCAAAAAATTAGCAGAAATGCGACTGATTTCGGAAGAAGACTTACAACTTTTTGGATTTGCAGACAGTCCTGTGGAAGCACTCCGATTCTTTCAGGAAAAGATTCGTTTCGAATTGACCCATTCTGAGGGTACAAAAACATAG
- a CDS encoding aldose 1-epimerase yields MYQLKTKQSCFEIHPTGGGQWLGLSLQSPVDGKSVSVVSGHKAPDPFFASGSFLMFPWVNRLEPNPWAREPFYPSTHWLTDGNGIPLHGLFHNLPRHLVKEEIGDKESYVEFAIEIPASWKGTLLSKIHVKECYRLFSSELKIIYHLTNQSDTEFPFALGIHPYFRWNEDESIDDLFLFGSGFHHVKLGDYLLPEKIQNEDILLNSEETLSGKNLDDLYFSINGTNSYIGLFSMNKKEKLIIQGGEFYQVYTPQDRRSIAIEPMTGTGNFLHFPGGNPKTIAPKTEKQIEFSIRLDHF; encoded by the coding sequence TTGTATCAATTGAAAACAAAACAGTCTTGTTTTGAAATCCACCCTACCGGTGGTGGCCAATGGCTTGGGTTATCTCTCCAGTCGCCTGTGGATGGGAAATCAGTCTCTGTTGTTTCTGGTCACAAGGCTCCAGACCCATTTTTTGCCTCTGGTTCCTTTTTGATGTTCCCTTGGGTCAATCGACTAGAACCGAACCCCTGGGCACGGGAACCATTTTATCCTAGCACCCATTGGCTGACGGATGGAAACGGAATTCCCTTACATGGACTTTTTCACAACCTTCCTAGACATTTAGTGAAAGAAGAAATCGGGGATAAAGAATCTTATGTTGAGTTTGCCATAGAAATTCCCGCGTCATGGAAAGGGACCTTACTTTCGAAAATCCATGTAAAAGAATGTTATAGGCTTTTTTCTTCCGAGTTAAAAATCATCTACCATCTCACAAACCAGTCCGATACGGAATTTCCTTTTGCATTAGGTATTCATCCTTATTTTCGTTGGAACGAAGATGAATCTATCGATGATCTTTTTTTATTTGGTTCTGGTTTTCATCATGTAAAGTTAGGAGATTATCTTTTACCAGAAAAAATCCAGAACGAAGATATCTTACTGAATTCGGAAGAAACACTTTCCGGAAAAAATTTAGATGATCTATATTTTTCAATCAACGGAACTAATTCTTATATTGGGCTTTTTTCTATGAATAAAAAAGAAAAACTCATCATTCAAGGTGGTGAGTTTTACCAAGTATATACTCCACAAGATCGAAGATCCATAGCGATTGAGCCTATGACTGGTACTGGGAATTTTTTACATTTCCCTGGTGGTAATCCTAAAACCATCGCACCTAAAACAGAAAAACAGATAGAATTCTCCATTCGATTGGATCATTTTTAA
- the sppA gene encoding signal peptide peptidase SppA, translating to MPSRKSFLFVCVVLLSVLFAESCVIGNSMNLLPQSGKADFEEKLIAGRDQEKIVIISIEGMISDESKDSFFGPPTESMVARVKESLKYAERDPDVKGVILKINSPGGTVTASDIIYQEVLKFKNRKSIPVFAGFMDTAASGAYYIAMATDAIGAHPTTVTGSVGVIMSGINVKEGLDKIGVKDQSFTSGPNKALGSPTTEMTAEQRKILQSIIDSLYGRFFEIVKKGRPNVGETRLREICDGRIFTAEQAKKEGMIDFIGYFDDFVYQVMQHPKFQGNRSGNPRVITYQRGKGRVENIYQATEGNKNPFSLGIADKILGTGTNAKFLYLWDL from the coding sequence ATGCCTTCTAGAAAGTCTTTTCTTTTCGTTTGTGTCGTTCTTCTTTCGGTTCTTTTTGCCGAATCTTGTGTCATTGGGAACAGTATGAACCTGTTACCGCAAAGTGGCAAGGCTGATTTCGAAGAGAAACTCATTGCCGGAAGGGATCAAGAAAAAATCGTCATCATCTCCATAGAAGGAATGATTTCTGATGAATCCAAAGATTCCTTTTTTGGTCCACCCACAGAATCTATGGTCGCTCGGGTCAAAGAATCCTTAAAATATGCAGAACGTGATCCAGATGTCAAAGGTGTGATTTTAAAAATCAACTCTCCTGGCGGAACGGTAACTGCCAGTGACATCATTTACCAAGAAGTTTTGAAATTTAAAAACAGAAAATCCATTCCTGTATTTGCAGGATTTATGGATACCGCTGCCAGTGGTGCCTACTACATAGCAATGGCAACCGATGCCATTGGTGCACACCCAACAACTGTTACAGGTTCAGTGGGAGTCATCATGTCAGGAATCAATGTAAAAGAAGGTTTGGATAAAATTGGAGTCAAAGACCAGTCTTTTACTTCTGGCCCTAACAAAGCACTTGGTTCTCCTACAACGGAAATGACTGCGGAACAAAGAAAAATCCTTCAATCCATCATTGATAGTTTGTATGGCCGTTTTTTTGAAATAGTAAAAAAAGGAAGACCGAATGTTGGTGAAACTCGCTTAAGAGAAATTTGTGACGGAAGGATCTTCACTGCAGAACAAGCCAAAAAAGAAGGTATGATTGATTTCATCGGATACTTTGATGATTTTGTTTACCAAGTGATGCAACACCCTAAATTTCAAGGCAATCGCTCAGGAAATCCTCGCGTCATTACCTACCAAAGAGGAAAAGGCCGAGTAGAAAATATCTACCAAGCTACCGAAGGGAACAAAAATCCTTTTTCTTTAGGCATTGCTGATAAAATCCTAGGAACAGGAACAAACGCAAAATTCCTTTATCTTTGGGATCTATAA